GGATTTTTGCCACTGTTGTTCACATCTAACCTGTGTATGGTACAATGCACTCATGTCCACATCCATTGTGGCAGCACTTCTCATTACTGGGGCAGTCACTGTCGTTGGAGCAAAATTCAGCACAGGGTCCTGAGCCCCATTTCCTGCGAGGACACACTCCTGGCTTGGCTGATGGGACAAAGataaattaaatacaaagaCAGCTAAAAGAGAAATTTAAAAGTCTGTGTCCATGCTTGATTCCCACGTCAGTTCAGTCACTGAGGAGACTCAGAACCAAAGCTTCATAGAGTTAAACATTGTGGCTCGTACTGAAAGCAGGAGGGACACAGACAGCTCCACAGTCAAAGACACAGCATTTGTGGTCAGCAGGACAgtcttcatcacacacacaccccttatGTGATGGGACAACATTAAGGCGACGTGGGCAGTGGCCTGGTTTGGGGAGAATCACTGAGAGAAAGAGGCAGTGAGGCAGAAGAGGAGAAAGATCAGCTGTGGTAACTGGGACAACATTAATGAAGGTGTGTGGCTGCTGAACAGCTTAGTGGTGgaatgaaacacaaacatgcacttaTTTTTAAAGAAGTACACAGTGTATTGGTAGattacacattaaacacatctcataagttaaaaaacatacctgttttatttccatcagctcctgcagcagAAACTATGTCAAAGTGCACAAATGCACCGAGAGCTAAAACCAGTGCACAAACTGCCGACCAGTGTGGCTCCATGGTAACTTCTTTCTCTCAAGAATGTACTCCTGTTTGGACAAATATCCCAGTACACAACCTGCAGGCTGAGCAGCCAGGCACAGGATGCTGGGTCCTTGTGCCTGTAGACTTCAAGTCCCACAGCTGAGCTTTTGGTGGGATGTGACAACAGACTCAGctgcttctaactgaatctgtTCAGCAGGTAATAATGGAgtgttctattttttttattacataatgtTAATTTTGTAGTTTGTATAGGGGgccggagcctatcccagctgtcactgagtgagaggcggggtacaccctggacaggtcaccagactatcacagggctgacacacaacCATTCATGTTTGCGTTCACCTATGGgcaattcagagtcaccaattaacctaacctgcacaGAGGAAGCTGgtgtacccagagaaaacccacactgacacagggagaacatgcaaactccacacagaccGCCTAGGACctgtctgtgtggagtttaAAGAATACTAGAGAACTGAAATAAATGTCATGAAGAATAGTTTTGTCATAGAAAAGGCTCTGAATGACTTAAACACTGCACACACTCCTAGCcaaaaaatcttttcagatggatGTCCATGAAGCAAAATCTTATCAAACGGGAGTCCATGACCTCATACGTATCAGTGTGTATCAGTTCAGGGGTCCTTAATgcaaaaaaggttgagaaccactggtgtaGACAGCTCAGGTATAATTTAACAGGATTGTGCTCTTGAGCAAGTTGTGGGGTCGATAATGACGACAGTTTAATTCATTTAAGACCTTTGCAAGAtcatttttaatcatatttaagtagtcaagcattgcaggtaagtgtAAAGGTATATATATGATCCTCTGCAGAGGTAGGTTGTATGTAGAAATacggttattagagtgagttaggttaatctacattttgctgTGAAGTTAATACAAAGTATATATGTGCTTAAATTCACTCAGAAAAGCTGaagttgttttaaatgaaaagataaatgagatcatgtttgtggcaattaatcaaatttaagactacTTAATGACTTTAATGGATTACTGTTTATAAAATTATTTATACAACAGCATacaccctgtgttacatttaGCTTGAGTGCACTCTACCAGCATTTCATATTTATAATGTCTTTTCTTCCTGTGTTGTCTTATTTACTTGTGTTGTGACTTTAGTTGCCACTTGAACTACACTGTGTAAAATTTAGTGTCATGTATCTGACAGTGGACGTACTTTGTATTTTGTTCTCAGTCTGACCCTGTGGTGCCATCTACTGGCAGAATCAGGAGCTACATGAAAGCTGTTACATGTGAAGTCTGAGTCATGTTTCACTGACACTGAGGTTGCACAACATAAACACTGTCAGTGTCTTAACAATTTTCATTTAACTCTCTGTCACTAATATCAAGGACAAGCAgctcaaattgttttatttgcaccACACTTGTTAAAACAGGCTTTTAGGGATGAGATATGGGGACTACTCATCATAAAGGTTAATGCCAGTTAAACTAATGTGAAGTTAAAATGTGCTGGCCATTTTCAAGTGAGGGAGATGATTACACACTTATATAAAGAGCTTCTCTCCTGAAATATAAATTTGAGGGAACAGAAATTTCATTCAAAGGCTTAGCGTTTTATACACTTTCCTCATTCCCCTCCTATACTTTTAATTCCCTCGCATTCACATGTCTTATTTTGATGTGTTTCCATGTCTTGTTTTACTCTGTGGATGAAATCTGACTTCTGTCCTTGAAAAACAACACTGCGTCTCGTCTCTGAGCCCTGACAACAGCACATCAATGAGACGGTctgcacatttacattttgtccCCTCATGAGACAGCATGCAGCTTTGCACATATTCAGTTTCAGATGAGTCTGGCCGTCTTTGCAGTGAGATTGGACTGTCCATCTGATCCAGTCCCCTGATACTGATAAGGTGCTGCCAATCCATGCACTCAACTGTGCTGTGTCACGGACGAGCCTCAAGACACAAACCTAAACTGCTCATTTTCATATATTGGGAGAAGTTCTTCTTCGATTTCTGATGTACGTGTGTGAAAATATTCCTGTCTTAATACCTGCGTTGTGAGTATTTGTTGTAGTAAACTGTTACATTGAGGGGGATGACGCAGGGA
This genomic stretch from Epinephelus moara isolate mb chromosome 16, YSFRI_EMoa_1.0, whole genome shotgun sequence harbors:
- the wfdc2 gene encoding WAP four-disulfide core domain protein 3 isoform X2, whose product is MEPHWSAVCALVLALGAFVHFDIVSAAGADGNKTAKPGVCPRRKWGSGPCAEFCSNDSDCPSNEKCCHNGCGHECIVPYTVKRGRCALPQGTPMCAEYCYHDGQCPGEQKCCKTTCGHACSEPC
- the wfdc2 gene encoding WAP four-disulfide core domain protein 3 isoform X1, which encodes MEPHWSAVCALVLALGAFVHFDIVSAAGADGNKTVILPKPGHCPRRLNVVPSHKGCVCDEDCPADHKCCVFDCGAVCVPPAFTKPGVCPRRKWGSGPCAEFCSNDSDCPSNEKCCHNGCGHECIVPYTVKRGRCALPQGTPMCAEYCYHDGQCPGEQKCCKTTCGHACSEPC